In Gammaproteobacteria bacterium, one DNA window encodes the following:
- a CDS encoding Fe(3+) ABC transporter substrate-binding protein, with the protein MLKSNLNRFSIAVFFLLSLLAVKPLYAEEVVVYSARIEQLIKPMFDAFTKETGIKVKYVTDNEGALLARLEAEGKNTPADMLITADAGNLWAAAQAGLLQPVKSATLESNIPAHLRDPDNAWFGLSIRARTMIYNTKKVKPEELSTYEDLADPKWNKRLCLRTSKKVYNQSLVAMMIAEHGEAETEKIVKGWVANLAVDPLSDDTRALEFVAAGKCDVTLVNTYYFGRLMKKDPNLPLAVFWPNQKTNGVHVNVSGAGVTRHARHQQAAVKLLEFLSSDKAQNLFADVNMEYPVNPRISADPFVAAWGSFKQNPINLVKAGELQTTAVKLMDRAGYQ; encoded by the coding sequence ACCTAAACCGTTTCTCTATTGCCGTTTTTTTTCTGCTTTCCTTGCTGGCCGTAAAACCGCTGTACGCCGAGGAAGTCGTGGTTTATTCCGCACGTATCGAACAACTGATCAAGCCGATGTTCGATGCATTCACCAAGGAAACCGGAATCAAAGTTAAGTACGTCACGGATAATGAAGGCGCATTGCTCGCCCGGCTCGAAGCGGAAGGAAAAAATACCCCGGCCGATATGCTGATCACGGCCGATGCCGGTAATCTCTGGGCGGCTGCGCAGGCGGGGTTATTGCAGCCGGTCAAGTCCGCTACGCTGGAAAGTAATATTCCGGCGCATTTGCGCGACCCGGATAATGCATGGTTCGGTTTGTCGATCCGCGCCCGGACGATGATTTACAACACGAAAAAAGTAAAACCGGAAGAGTTGTCGACTTACGAGGATCTGGCCGATCCCAAGTGGAACAAGCGCCTGTGCTTGCGGACATCGAAAAAAGTCTACAACCAATCGCTGGTGGCAATGATGATCGCGGAACATGGCGAAGCCGAGACCGAGAAAATCGTCAAAGGCTGGGTGGCCAATCTGGCGGTTGATCCGCTGTCGGACGATACGCGCGCTTTGGAATTCGTTGCTGCCGGCAAATGCGATGTGACGTTGGTCAATACGTACTACTTTGGCCGCTTGATGAAGAAAGATCCCAATCTGCCTTTGGCGGTTTTCTGGCCGAATCAGAAAACTAACGGTGTGCATGTCAATGTTTCCGGCGCCGGTGTGACGCGTCATGCCCGTCATCAACAAGCTGCCGTCAAGCTGCTGGAGTTCTTGTCATCCGACAAAGCGCAAAATCTTTTTGCCGATGTCAACATGGAATATCCGGTCAATCCTAGAATTTCAGCCGATCCGTTTGTCGCCGCCTGGGGTAGTTTCAAACAAAATCCGATCAATCTGGTGAAAGCCGGCGAGCTGCAAACTACAGCCGTCAAACTGATGGACCGTGCCGGTTATCAGTAG